In Archocentrus centrarchus isolate MPI-CPG fArcCen1 chromosome 1, fArcCen1, whole genome shotgun sequence, the following proteins share a genomic window:
- the LOC115784949 gene encoding galectin-2-like, which produces MKVKDMSIKLGNELKIRVKPSENCESFAINIGHDPENIAMHFNPRFSSNNIVYNSLSGGCWGDEMHDGNFPFARGEECKFYISFNNEQFYIKLPDGTMINFPNRLGDVKYKYFDVSGDARIVGIKLK; this is translated from the exons ATG AAAGTCAAGGATATGTCAATCAAGCTGGGTAATGAGTTGAAGATCCGCGTCAAACCTAGTGAGAACTGCGAGAG TTTTGCCATCAACATCGGTCACGATCCTGAGAACATCGCAATGCACTTCAACCCCCGctttagcagcaacaacatCGTCTACAACTCTTTGTCCGGGGGATGCTGGGGCGATGAGATGCACGACGGGAACTTCCCATTCGCTCGTGGAGAGGAATGCAAG TTTTACATCAGCTTCAACAACGAGCAGTTTTACATCAAACTTCCCGATGGCACCATGATAAACTTCCCCAACCGCCTGGGAGATGTCAAGTACAAGTACTTCGATGTAAGCGGTGACGCAAGGATCGTTGGCATCAAGCTCAAGTAG
- the uts2r4 gene encoding urotensin-2 receptor — protein MNCTLNATITPQLGFGLSPGAGAVGSQGSGSGSGGGGSGGLWVTSLLGTTLIIMCAVGVSGNTYTLIVTRSAALRRTGSMYVYIINLALADLLYLSTIPFVVCTYFAHDWLFGEAGCRILLSLDLLTMHASVFILGVMSLERYRAVAKPFSAHRSSSRNRRLVAGIIWGLSFLLTLPMMVMIRLREGKPTVAGLVKRICYPTWTPEAFKAYIIVLFFTSVLVPGLVIVGLYAGLARRYWTVQASLGGNSHRRTGLKQKVISMIFCIVVAYWACFLPFWGWQLAKLFSPESLKALSPAAHNYVNFFVTCLTYGNSCINPFLYTLLTRNYKDYLAQKGQSSGSSRADPGSAVTTPLQDL, from the coding sequence ATGAACTGCACTCTTAATGCCACCATAACTCCCCAGCTGGGTTTTGGACTGAGCCCAGGGGCAGGAGCTGTGGGGTCCCAGGGGAGTGGGAGTGGGAGTGGTGGTGGAGGTAGTGGAGGCTTGTGGGTGACATCCCTGCTTGGCACCACGCTGATTAtcatgtgtgctgtgggtgtgtcaggcaacacatacacacttattGTTACACGCTCAGCCGCTTTGCGGCGGACAGGTTCTATGTACGTTTACATCATTAACTTAGCTCTggctgacctgctctacctctccACCATCCCCTTTGTGGTCTGTACCTACTTCGCCCATGACTGGCTGTTTGGTGAGGCTGGCTGCCGCATCCTGTTGAGTCTCGATCTCCTCACCATGCACGCCAGTGTCTTCATTTTGGGTGTTATGAGCCTGGAACGCTACCGGGCTGTGGCGAAACCCTTCAGTGCACACAGATCTTCATCCCGCAATCGGCGGCTAGTGGCAGGAATTATTTGGGGATTATCTTTTCTGCTAACTCTTCCCATGATGGTGATGATCCGACTCAGGGAGGGCAAACCCACTGTGGCTGGTTTGGTCAAGAGAATCTGCTATCCAACCTGGACCCCTGAGGCCTTCAAGGCTTATATAATTGTCTTGTTTTTCACAAGTGTTTTAGTCCCTGGATTGGTAATCGTTGGACTGTATGCAGGGCTAGCCAGGCGCTACTGGACAGTGCAGGCTAGCTTAGGGGGTAACAGCCACCGAAGGACAGGACTCAAACAAAAAGTCATATCGATGATCTTTTGCATTGTAGTAGCTTATTGGGCTTGTTTCTTACCTTTTTGGGGATGGCAGTTAGCCAAACTGTTCTCTCCAGAATCGCTCAAAGCTTTGTCTCCAGCAGCTCATAATTATGTAAATTTCTTTGTCACATGTCTGACATATGGAAACAGCTGTATAAATCCATTTCTCTACACTCTCCTGACTCGGAACTACAAAGATTATTTAGCGCAGAAAGGACAGTCATCAGGGTCCAGCAGGGCTGACCCTGGGTCAGCTGTGACAACCCCACTGCAAGACTTATAG